In Apus apus isolate bApuApu2 chromosome 5, bApuApu2.pri.cur, whole genome shotgun sequence, the following are encoded in one genomic region:
- the SPTY2D1 gene encoding protein SPT2 homolog yields the protein MDFHNILVMASEQQGLNSVPKRYSLAVGPPKKVPKVKGVESAAVQAFLRRQEEEKRKKALEERRKKEELLAKRIELKHDRKARAMASRTKDNFYGYNGIPVEEKPKKRRTCENVAQAPETEYATEDETEQLEYSQTESEHEQEEYEEKPSKFAVKPKAPPKSAPTPLNFADLLRLAEKKQYEPVEIKVVKKVEERPRTAEELREREYLGRKNKRVEMQKKSEKEIRNTGISSSSKKVISQKDSVNAKLKKSSVDKHSTPKGSLSSSVSGTEKKFKAPALTEKHSRSSSSSRFEQMEKNSQNGSLKSSTGSSHTKVPVNGIGKSGSSSHVPPSKPAANGAQRLPSAKESSLKKAVHTKSGNAAALQHGMSSNAKRSGSSLGKGGPGHPAGGPSAGPGRSSSNSGVGPGRPGSGLSPGPGRLGSGSGTGPGRPSSSSSLGPGRLGSGSGMGPGRPAGSSSTGPGRPGSSLGTGPGRPGISTNAGPGRPGSSEGTGPGRPGVRPSTGPGRPSSSLGTGPGRPGISPSPAARRPGSSLGTGPGRPGISPSAGLGRPGSGLGPAVKPKCTVVSETISSKNLVTRPSNGQINGARSFQGHRPVLHPQGLGRPPIGYKRQIEDDDDDEYDSEMDDFIEDEGEPQEEISKHIREIFGYDRKRYKDESDYALRYMESSWREQQKEEARSLRLGVQEDLEELRREEEELKRKRQSKKLRTR from the exons aaaaggTACAGTTTGGCTGTTGGTCCTCCCAAAAAGGTTCCAAAAGTCAAGGGTGTAGAGTCTGCAGCAGTGCAAGCATTTCTTAGGCggcaagaagaagaaaaaagaaaaaaag cactggaagaaagaagaaagaaagaagaactCTTGGCTAAACGTATTGAACTGAAACATGATAGAAAGGCAAGAGCTATGGCCTCACGAACAAAGGATAATTTTTATGGGTATAATGGCATTCCTGTTGAAGAGAAGCCTAAAAAGAGGAGGACTTGTGAGAATGTTGCTCAGGCCCCCGAGACTGAGTATGCAACAGAAGATGAAACTGAGCAACTCGAATACAGTCAGACTGAATCTGAGCATGAGCAAGAAGAATATGAAGAGAAACCATCCAAATTTGCAGTGAAACCAAAGGCGCCTCCCAAAAGTGCACCAACACCTCTGAACTTCGCAGATCTCTTAAggcttgctgaaaaaaaacagtatgaaCCAGTAGAAATAAAAGTAGTGAAAAAGGTAGAAGAGAGACCCAGGACAGCAGAAGAATTAAGAGAGAGGGAGTATTTGGGACGCAAAAACAAAAGAGtagaaatgcagaagaaaagtgAGAAGGAGATTAGAAATACAGGAATATCCAGTTcttcaaaaaaagtaatttctcagAAAGATTCTGTAAatgcaaaacttaaaaaaagcTCAGTAGATAAACATTCCACACCAAAAGGCAGTCTGTCATCTTCTGTGAGTGGTACTGAGAAGAAATTCAAAGCACCAGCATTGACTGAAAAACACTCACGGTCATCATCTTCCTCCAGATTTGAGCAAATGGAGAAAAACTCACAAAATGGCTCTTTAAAAAGCTCTACTGGTAGCAGTCATACTAAAGTACCTGTCAATGGTATTGGAAAGTCTGGCTCAAGCTCTCATGTGCCACCCTCGAAACCAGCAGCCAATGGGGCTCAGAGGCTACCATCTGCTAAAGAATCTAGCCTGAAAAAGGCTGTCCATACAAAATCAGGAAATGCTGCAGCCCTTCAGCATGGAATGAGCTCCAATGCAAAACGATCAGGCAGCAGCTTAGGAAAAGGAGGACCTGGACATCCAGCTGGTggtccaagtgcaggacctgggcGATCAAGCAGCAATTCTGGTGTAGGTCCTGGAAGGCCAGGAAGTGGTTTAAGCCCAGGCCCCGGGCGACTGGGCAGTGGCTCAGGCACAGGACCTGGAAGGCCAAGCAGCAGCTCAAGCCTAGGACCTGGGCGACTGGGGAGTGGCTCAGGCATGGGACCTGGAAGGCCAGCTGGCAGCTCAAGCACAGGACCTGGACGACCTGGCAGCAGCTTGGGCACTGGACCAGGAAGGCCAGGCATCAGCACAAACGCAGGACCTGGGCGACCAGGCAGCAGCGAGGGTACAGGACCAGGAAGACCAGGAGTTAGACCAAGTACTGGACCTGGGCGACCGAGCAGCAGCTTGGGAACAGGACCAGGAAGGCCAGGAATCAGTCCAAGCCCAGCGGCCAGGCGACCGGGCAGCAGCTTGGGAACAGGACCAGGAAGGCCAGGCATCAGCCCAAGTGCTGGACTGGGGCGACCAGGCAGTGGCTTGGGTCCAGCTGTAAAACCGAAGTGTACTGTGGTGTCAGAAACTATTTCTTCTAAAAACCTAGTCACGAGACCTAGCAATGGACAGATAAATGGAGCGAGATCTTTTCAAGGGCATAGACCTGTGTTACATCCACAAG GTCTCGGAAGACCACCTATTGGTTACAAGAGACAAAtagaagatgatgatgatgatgaataTGACTCTGAAATGGATGACTTCATTGAAGATGAAGGGGAACCCCAAGAAGAAATATCAAAACATATTCGGGAAATATTTGGCTATGACCggaaaag ATACAAAGATGAAAGTGATTATGCCTTACGTTAtatggagagcagctggagagagcaacagaaagaagaagCTAGGAG CTTGAGACTTGGTGTTCAGGAGGACTTGGAAGAAttgagaagggaagaagaagaattaaaacGCAAGAGACAGTCTAAGAAGCTGAGGACACGTTAA